The genomic interval CCGGCGAGGACCTTGTCCCGGTTGGCGCGGCCGACCCCGAAGAAATACAGCGCTAGCGGGCGCGGCCGCGCGTTCACGAAGGCGATCGCCTCGTCGAGGCTCCGGTAGGCAAGGACCGGCAGGAGCGGGCCGAAGATCTCCTCCTGCATGACCGTCATCTCGTCCGTCACGTCAAGCAGCACGGCCGGCGCCACGGCATTCGGCAGCGGCTGCTGCGGAGGCGGCTCGGCCTCGATCTCGATCACGCGCGCGCCCTTTTCCCGGGCGTCGTCGAGCAGCGCCCGCTGCCGCTCGGCATGGCGCGCCGTGATCATCGAGGTGTAGGCGGGATCCGCCGTCCCGCCCGGATGATAGTGCCGGACCGCCGCGACATAGGCGGCGACGAAGCGGTCGAGATCCGCCGCGTGTACCAGCACGTAGTCGGGCGCGATGCAGGTCTGCCCGGCGTTGGCGGTCTTGCCGAAGGCGATGTCCGCCGCCGCCCGCTCGACCGGATGGCCGGGCTCGACGATGACCGGCGACTTGCCGCCCAGTTCCAGCGTCAGCGGCACGAGCGTGTCGGCGGCCGCGCGCATCACCTTGCGGCCGACGGCGGTGCTGCCGGTGAAGACCAGATGGTCGAACGGCAGGGCGGAGAAGGCGGCGCCGACGTCGGCTCCGCCGGTGACGACGGCGACCTGCTCCTGCGGGAAGATCTCGCCCAGCATGGCGGCCAGCAGCTCGGTCGTCGCCGGCGTGAGTTCGGACGGCTTGACCATAGCGCGGTTGCCGGCGGCAAGCGCGGTCGCCAGCGGCACCAGCGCCAGCGACACCGGATAGTTCCAGGGCGACAGGATGCCGACGACGCCGAGCGGCTGGCGGATGACGTGCGCGCGGCCGGGCTGGAAGGTCAGCGCCACGCGGCGGCGCTCCGGCCGCATCCAGCGGCGCAGGTGGCGATGCTGGTACTTGATCGCCTGCACCACCGGCGCGAGGTCCATGATCGCCGTTATCTGCGCCGGCCGGTGGCCGAAGTCGGCGCGCGCGGCCGCCTCGAATTGCCGTCGCCGCGCGACGAGCGCCGCCTTGAGCGCGCGCAGGGCGGCCCGGCGGCGCTCGAGCGGCGGCGGGCCGTCGGCGAGAAACGCCGAGCGCTGGCGCGCGAGCAGGGCGGCAAGGCTGCCCGCGCCGCTCGCCCCGTCGCTCGCCCCGTCGCTCGCCTGGTTGCTTATCTGGTCGCTTATCTGGTCGCTGGCCTCGCCCTGCGCCGTCATGGCCGCCCTTCCTGCACGGCGCGCGCGGAGGCCGCGCACCGGTCGAGGGCCAGAGTAAGGCGGCCGCCATCATCCGGCAACCGGTTCCGCAACCGCCTGCGCCGCGGCCCTTGACGCCGCCGCCGTTCGCCGCCAAGTGAAGGAGACGCCCCCCTTGACCCGACAACGCCGAGGCCCCGATGAGCAACGACCTGGACGCCCGCGTCGAAAAGCTGGAGATCGACCTGGCCCATGCCGTCTACACCATCGACGAGATCAACGCCGTGGTGGTCGAGCAGGCACGCCAGATCGACCGGCTGACGCGCAGGCTGGCCGACATGACGGATCGGGTCGAGGACCTGATCGAGACCGGCTTGGCCGGTCACCGGATCGACAAGCCGCCGCACTACTGAGGCCGGGTCGGCCGGCCGTCGCGGGCAGCGGCAGGCAAGGCCGGCGGCGCGATTGACGGCGCGCTCAGCGCATGGCATAAGCCGACCATCATCAAGAGAAGGGCTGGCGCCCTCGCCAACCTGCCCGGCCGGGCAAGGTGGTCTCCGCCAAGGGATGTGGTCCGCGCGCGCCGCGCAAGGACAACCAAGCGGTCCGGAAGCTGTCCTGCGCCAGTCCTCCTCGGGCAACCGACGGAGGATTTTTCATGTCTGCCCACCCGACCATCGCCGACGCCTGCGCCCTCGCCGACGCCACCCTCGCCGATATCGGCCTTATCGGACCGGCTGCGGCCGACGATGCCGCCTCGATCCCTCAGAACCGCGAGCGGCTTGTGCTGGCCCGGCTCAGCGCCATGCCCTTTTTCGGCGGCCTGCCGACGCATCTGCCCCCGCTTTCGCCCGACGAGCGCAGGGCCCGTCTCGACGCGCTCGTGGCGCTGTGGGCGAGCGGCTGCCCGCGCGCGATCGACGAACGCCTGTTCGCCGACCTGCTCGAGAGGAACGGATCGCGCAAGCGGCTGCGCAGCCGCTGACGGCCGGTCAGGCCGGGGTCGGGCAGGTCGCCGGGACCGGGCGCGGCCGGCCGTCCTCGTCGACGGCGACGAAAGTGAACATAGCCTCGGTCACCTTCTCGCGGTGACCGAAGCGGTGGCGCAGCGCCCAGGCCTCCAGGTTGATCTCCATGGAGGTGCGCCCGATCCGGCCGACGCGGGCATAGACGCACAGAACGTCGCCGACATGGACCGGACGGATGAACTTCATCCGGTCGATGGCGATGGTGACGACGCGACCGTTGGCCCGCTGGCTGGCCGCGATGCCGCCGGCAAGGTCCATCTGCGACAACACCCAGCCGCCGAAGATGTCGCCGGCCGCGTTGGTGTCGGCCGGCATCGCCATGGTGCGCAGCGTCAGCTCGCCGCTCGGCTGGTTGGTGTCTTCGGGCGTGGCATGCGTCACTGGGCTGGCTCCGTCGGTTCGTCGGGCGGTTAAGGGCGGCGCTCAAGGGCGGGCACTCAAGGGCGGGCACTCAAGGCCGGCCAGGCAAGGTGGCCGGTCAAGGGCGAATGATCAAAGGGTGGCGGCCTGTTCGAGCACACGCGGCTGCTCGAGGCAGTAGTAGCCGGAGATCCGGCTGATCGTGCCCGAGCGCTTCCAGTCGTTGAGCACGCGGCTGACGTTCTCGCGCGCGGCGCCCGCCATGTTGGCGATGTCGGACTGGCTGAGCTTGTAGTGGATCAGGATCCGGTCGCCGTCGAGCGTCTTGCCGAAGGTCTCCGACAGCTGCAGCAGCGTCTGGGCCACCCGGCCGGGCAGCGGCAGGAAGGAGCGCGCGGCGAGAATGTCGTTCGACTGCCGCAGCCGCTTGCCGACGATCGACAGCATGTGGCGGTAGAGGCCCGGGTTCTCGTCGGCGAACCGCTCGAAGGCGCTCTTGTCGATGAAGGCCAGCCGCGACGCCTTGAGCGCCGTCACCGTCGCCGAGCGCGGCCGGCCGTCGAGCAACGCCAGTTCGCCGACCACGTTGCCCGGCCCGAGAACCGCCAGCAGCTGCTCGTCGCCGTCGACCGACAGCATCGACACCTTCATCGAGCCGTCGAGGATGGCGTAGCAGCCGTTGCCCGGATCACCGGCCTCGAACAGGATCGCGCCGGGGGTGACACTCATCGGTCTTGCCAGTTTCGACAGCCCTTCGGCCAGGTCGTGAGACAGCCCCTCCAGGGAAAAGCTGTTGTCGAGAAAGCCCTTCAGATCCGCCAATGCCCTGCCCCCGCTGCCGCTTGGCCGCTCCCGTCGCACGGCGACCGGGCGCCAAGCGCAGAAGTGTGACCCACATCACGTGCAATTTCGCAATCTACGCCCATATCTACAACCATGGAAGCGGGTCGCCCCCAACCCGTTTCCCGACCTCCCGAAAAACGGCTCCCCCCCGCAGGAGCCGTTTTTTCGTTGGCCGCGGCAGGGCGGGCCGCTTCAGTAGAGAAAGACGTCCTTCTCGTCGAGCGTGCGAAAGAATTCGTCGCTCATCAGGACGTCGAACTGGCATGCGCGCACCGCCACCTGGTGTCGGGACTCGATCCGGCGCAGCCGGTCGTCCGGCACCGCCGGCATGCATGCGACGAAGGTCATGTCGGCGAGGCCGTCGAAATGGCCGCGCAACGCCTGCTGCAGGGCGGCGCGGTCTTCGAGCGCCGGCAACAACGGACCACAAGGCAGGGTCTTCAGGCCGTGCTTGGCCGCGAACCGGGCGAAGCGGCGAGCTCGCCAGCCTTCGGCGAGGGGAAAGATGAGGAGCGGCGGCTTCTTCAGACCGCAATCGGCCACGGCCTTCATGAGCAGGCCGGCGATCACCCGATGGCGCATCAGGCCGTCGCGCAGGGTGACGAAATCGGGCGCACGCCCGAAGTAGTCGGCGAACAGCCGGATCTGCGCCACGATCTCGCTGCGGACGATCTCGTCGGGCAACAGCCGCAGCGTCGCCCGGCGCGAGATCCAGCCCGGTGTGCGGAAGCTGGCGCCGAAGGTGTCGCGCCAGCGCAGGCTGCACGGTTCGCCCGTCCGACCGCTCAGGGCCACGGTCAGGCCGATCAGCGCATGGCCGGCCTCCTGCTCGGCGAGTTCGCGCAGCGGCAGGTATTCGCGGCTCCACAGGTCGGTACAGACAAGACAGCCAACGGCGCTCAGCCGACGGGCGGCGAGCAGCGACCGCACCGCCCGGTCGACGCCGAAGGCCAGACCGTAGTCCACCGCCGCCAGGGTGATCCTCTTCATCGCGCCCCAAATCCCCGTCCGGGGCTCAAGCCCCCCCTCTTCCCTACGGCAAAACCGGCCGGGAACACAATCGCTGCGGTCTGTCCAAAAAGAACGACGGAAAGAGCGCAGGGCACCGCGCCGCCACACCGTCCCGATGGTCACCTCGGGCGAGCATCGCGAGACCCGGGGCCTACTCGGTCCCAGAGTGCCGGCTGCAGGGCTCGCCCCGCGCCGCCGTCGGTCCGTCAGTCCAGTCCTCCGTTTCCGGGATCCTCGAAGACGGAGCGCAGGGGATCGCGGTTGGGCCGCGCGATCTCGTAGACGACCAGGTCTTCCAGGAACACGCCGTTGACGGTGCGCGCAAGGGTGGCAACCCGCTCGACGTGGTCGAACACCTCGGCAAGCCGGGCCGAATTGTCCCGGCGCGCCTCGGCAACATAGAGCCCGGGCCGGTCGAACAGGCCGGCTGCGACCGGCGGCATCATGACGTAGCGGATGCGCTCGTTGAGCTGGACGACGGGAAGCTCCTGCGCAAAGGCGAAGGACAACTGGCTGGTGAGCCCGTAGCCGGTGGTGGCGAGATAGGCGGCACCGCGGCTGTCGGCGAGCGCGCGGATCCCGGCCGTCACCTGCGGCCAGCCGCGCAGCTGGAAGGTCGGATCCTTGCGGGCGAAGCGGCCGGTCAGAGGATCGACCGCATGGACCTGGACGACGACGGCAACCAGCACGCCGAGCCCGACGGCCGCAGCCGACCAAAGCTGCCAGAGGCGCTCGCGGCGGCCCGGCGCGGCGGCAAATACCGCCGCCGTCAGCGCCAGGGCGGGAAACAGCGGCGCCGGCCAGTTGGCCTGGACCCGCGCGTGCAGGGAATGGAACAGCATGTAGGCCAGGAACGGCACCAGCGTCAGGACGATGAGGCTCGCCGCCCCGTCCCGCGCCAGCGTGCGCCGGCTCAGGCGCGCGACGCCGAACCCGGCGAGCACGGCGACGAGCGGATTGAGCAGGCCGACGAGCGCGCCGAGGAACTCGAAGACGTATTTCGTCGTCCAGTCGCCGCGCCCGGCGCGGCCGAACTGCTTGTAGAAGGAGGCCCATTCGTGTCCGTGATTCCAGACCAGTACCGGCGCGAAGCACAGCAGCGCGAGGCCGCCGCCGGCCCAAAGCTGCCAGCTGGCAAACCAGCGCCGGGCCTCGGGCACCCACAGGAGCCAGAGCACGATGCCGGCACCCAGGAACAGCACGGAATACTTGGACACCAGGCCGAGGCCGGCGAATACCCCGACCGCCAGCCACCAGTCCGCCCGGCCAGAGACATGAAGTTCCGCCAGCGCCCACAGGGTCAGGCCCCAGAAGAACACCGAGGGCGTGTCCGGCGTGGCGATGATGCCGCCGACGCCGATCAGGATCGAGGCGTTGAAGAACAG from Polymorphum gilvum SL003B-26A1 carries:
- a CDS encoding coniferyl aldehyde dehydrogenase, with amino-acid sequence MTAQGEASDQISDQISNQASDGASDGASGAGSLAALLARQRSAFLADGPPPLERRRAALRALKAALVARRRQFEAAARADFGHRPAQITAIMDLAPVVQAIKYQHRHLRRWMRPERRRVALTFQPGRAHVIRQPLGVVGILSPWNYPVSLALVPLATALAAGNRAMVKPSELTPATTELLAAMLGEIFPQEQVAVVTGGADVGAAFSALPFDHLVFTGSTAVGRKVMRAAADTLVPLTLELGGKSPVIVEPGHPVERAAADIAFGKTANAGQTCIAPDYVLVHAADLDRFVAAYVAAVRHYHPGGTADPAYTSMITARHAERQRALLDDAREKGARVIEIEAEPPPQQPLPNAVAPAVLLDVTDEMTVMQEEIFGPLLPVLAYRSLDEAIAFVNARPRPLALYFFGVGRANRDKVLAGTTSGNVTVNDVLLHYAQDDLPFGGVGQSGMGAYHGVEGFRALSHAKGVFEQARWNTGGLIRPPFGRIASWIAAYLMR
- a CDS encoding ChbG/HpnK family deacetylase produces the protein MKRITLAAVDYGLAFGVDRAVRSLLAARRLSAVGCLVCTDLWSREYLPLRELAEQEAGHALIGLTVALSGRTGEPCSLRWRDTFGASFRTPGWISRRATLRLLPDEIVRSEIVAQIRLFADYFGRAPDFVTLRDGLMRHRVIAGLLMKAVADCGLKKPPLLIFPLAEGWRARRFARFAAKHGLKTLPCGPLLPALEDRAALQQALRGHFDGLADMTFVACMPAVPDDRLRRIESRHQVAVRACQFDVLMSDEFFRTLDEKDVFLY
- a CDS encoding Crp/Fnr family transcriptional regulator, whose product is MADLKGFLDNSFSLEGLSHDLAEGLSKLARPMSVTPGAILFEAGDPGNGCYAILDGSMKVSMLSVDGDEQLLAVLGPGNVVGELALLDGRPRSATVTALKASRLAFIDKSAFERFADENPGLYRHMLSIVGKRLRQSNDILAARSFLPLPGRVAQTLLQLSETFGKTLDGDRILIHYKLSQSDIANMAGAARENVSRVLNDWKRSGTISRISGYYCLEQPRVLEQAATL
- a CDS encoding SlyX family protein codes for the protein MSNDLDARVEKLEIDLAHAVYTIDEINAVVVEQARQIDRLTRRLADMTDRVEDLIETGLAGHRIDKPPHY
- a CDS encoding glycosyltransferase family 39 protein — encoded protein: MKTPSGSETLPSWLRPSALALFVGVLIVFRLWTASNAHLVEDEAYYRIWGLYPAFGYYDHPPMIAWWIWAGQQIAGDTALGVRLVGVLSAAVGSLVLWRTAAILFGRHVAGLAVLFFNASILIGVGGIIATPDTPSVFFWGLTLWALAELHVSGRADWWLAVGVFAGLGLVSKYSVLFLGAGIVLWLLWVPEARRWFASWQLWAGGGLALLCFAPVLVWNHGHEWASFYKQFGRAGRGDWTTKYVFEFLGALVGLLNPLVAVLAGFGVARLSRRTLARDGAASLIVLTLVPFLAYMLFHSLHARVQANWPAPLFPALALTAAVFAAAPGRRERLWQLWSAAAVGLGVLVAVVVQVHAVDPLTGRFARKDPTFQLRGWPQVTAGIRALADSRGAAYLATTGYGLTSQLSFAFAQELPVVQLNERIRYVMMPPVAAGLFDRPGLYVAEARRDNSARLAEVFDHVERVATLARTVNGVFLEDLVVYEIARPNRDPLRSVFEDPGNGGLD
- the yciA gene encoding acyl-CoA thioester hydrolase YciA: MTHATPEDTNQPSGELTLRTMAMPADTNAAGDIFGGWVLSQMDLAGGIAASQRANGRVVTIAIDRMKFIRPVHVGDVLCVYARVGRIGRTSMEINLEAWALRHRFGHREKVTEAMFTFVAVDEDGRPRPVPATCPTPA